TTAAAGAAACTCAGAGAGGAGAGCAAAGACGATGATCTTCACTGGTGGATAGATGTTGTCATGCAGCAAATAGAGCAAAGTGTTACTTCAAAATAAACTTAACAAACAACAGGAGGATAATGTAGATGCAGAAAGCAGACATTGGACTGATCGGACTTGCTGTGATGGGAGAGAATCTTGTGCTGAACATGGAAAGCAAGGGATTTACTGTAGCGGTTTTTAACAGAACTGTTGAGAAGGTTGATAGATTTATAAACAGTGGGGCAAAGGGCAAGAATATTATTGGAACTCACTCAATAGAAGAATTTGTCAATTCTTTAAAATCTCCGCGCAAAATTATGCTTATGGTTAAAGCTGGACAGGCTGTGGACGATTTTATAGAAAAACTGATACCTTATCTGGAAAAGGGAGATATTATTATTGATGGAGGCAATTCTCATTTCCCTGACACTATATGCAGGACAAAGTACTTGGAATCTAAAGAACTTCTTTTTATAGGAACAGGTGTTTCAGGTGGTGAAGAAGGCGCATTAAAGGGTCCCAGTATTATGCCTGGAGGTTCTCCTGAAGCGTGGAAACATGTTAAACCTATATTACAGAAAATTTGTGCAATGACAGATGGCGAGCCATGCTGTCAATGGATAGGTTCGGACGGCGCAGGACATTTTGTAAAGATGGTGCATAACGGCATTGAATATGGAGATATGCAGCTTATATGTGAGGCTTATTTTCTGATGAAAAATGCTTTAGGAATAGAAGCTCCGGAACAGCATAAGATATTTGCGGAATGGAACAAGGGGGAATTAGATAGTTATTTGATTGAAATAACCCGAGATATATTATCAAAGACTGATCCTGATACAGGAAAACCTTTAGTGGAGATAATACTTGATACAGCAGGTCAGAAAGGAACCGGCAAATGGACTTCTCAGGCTGCCTTGGATCTTGGTATTCCAGCTCAGACAATTGCTGAAGCCGTATTTGCAAGATGCATTTCTGCTATAAAACAGGAAAGAGTAAATGCATCTAAAGTGCTTAATGGTCCATCAGAAAAGTATGAAGGAGATAAAGGGGAATTCGTAAAAGCTATAAAGGATGCTCTTTATGCGTCAAAGGTATGTTCTTATGCTCAGGGCTATGCTTTGATGAGGGCTGCTGCAAAGGAATATGGATGGAATCTAAATTTTGGCGAGATTGCATTAATGTGGCGCGGCGGATGTATAATCAGGGCGCGGTTTCTTGGAGAGATAAAGAAAGTCTTTGATAAAACTCCTGATCTACCAAATCTATTGCTTGACTCCTATTTCAAGGAAATTGTTGAGAAGAATCAGGATAACTGGCGCAAGGTTGTTGCAACAGCAGTAGAGCTTGGCATACCCACTCCTGCATTCAGTTCAGCGCTTGCATACTTTGACAGCTATAGAAGAGAAAGCCTTCCCGCAAATCTCCTGCAGGCCCAAAGGGATTATTTTGGTGCGCATACTTATAAGAGAGTTGATAAAGAAGGTACATTCCATACGGATTGGCTGAATATATAGATAGAGGCGTATATGAAACCCGTTGTAATCAATGCGATAGCACCAACAAGAATCTGCGACGTTGGTGGATGGACAGACACTCATTTTGCCAGGTTCGGTGCCGTGCTCAATATTGCGATATACCCATATGTCGAGGTTCAAGTTTTCCCTTTGGACTCTGCAGAGCACGAGGATCGCATAGTCATTTCCGCA
The DNA window shown above is from bacterium and carries:
- the gnd gene encoding decarboxylating NADP(+)-dependent phosphogluconate dehydrogenase, which encodes MQKADIGLIGLAVMGENLVLNMESKGFTVAVFNRTVEKVDRFINSGAKGKNIIGTHSIEEFVNSLKSPRKIMLMVKAGQAVDDFIEKLIPYLEKGDIIIDGGNSHFPDTICRTKYLESKELLFIGTGVSGGEEGALKGPSIMPGGSPEAWKHVKPILQKICAMTDGEPCCQWIGSDGAGHFVKMVHNGIEYGDMQLICEAYFLMKNALGIEAPEQHKIFAEWNKGELDSYLIEITRDILSKTDPDTGKPLVEIILDTAGQKGTGKWTSQAALDLGIPAQTIAEAVFARCISAIKQERVNASKVLNGPSEKYEGDKGEFVKAIKDALYASKVCSYAQGYALMRAAAKEYGWNLNFGEIALMWRGGCIIRARFLGEIKKVFDKTPDLPNLLLDSYFKEIVEKNQDNWRKVVATAVELGIPTPAFSSALAYFDSYRRESLPANLLQAQRDYFGAHTYKRVDKEGTFHTDWLNI